A genomic stretch from Edaphobacter aggregans includes:
- a CDS encoding YIP1 family protein — protein MSDGVVVDGQGLSEVERVVDTFIAPSKTFTDILRSAKWWLPFVLLVLVTLGTTVVVDKQVGFDRVAENQIRQNPKQEEKMASLTPEQRAAQMHGITVGYRYSSYGAFIFILIFVAIGALLYWASFNFGLGAQTTYGQMFAVWMYASLPRLLTGILTIVTLMFGSNADAYDMRNPVGTNPAYFMPDAGPVLRTILSFFDVIGLWQLALLIIGTAIVAKVSKGKAAAVVVGWWLFGLIISVGIAVATS, from the coding sequence ATGAGCGATGGCGTCGTTGTGGATGGGCAGGGTTTAAGCGAAGTTGAGCGCGTGGTGGATACGTTTATTGCGCCCAGCAAGACGTTTACGGACATTCTGCGGAGCGCGAAGTGGTGGCTTCCGTTTGTGCTGCTGGTGCTGGTGACTCTGGGGACTACGGTGGTGGTCGATAAGCAGGTGGGTTTTGATCGCGTGGCGGAGAACCAGATTCGTCAGAACCCAAAGCAGGAAGAGAAGATGGCTAGTCTCACCCCGGAGCAACGGGCGGCGCAGATGCACGGGATAACAGTGGGCTATCGCTACTCGAGCTATGGGGCGTTTATTTTCATTCTGATTTTTGTGGCGATTGGAGCGCTGCTGTATTGGGCCAGCTTCAACTTTGGGTTGGGCGCGCAGACGACTTATGGCCAGATGTTTGCGGTGTGGATGTATGCTTCGTTGCCGCGACTGCTGACAGGGATATTGACGATTGTGACGTTGATGTTTGGCAGCAATGCGGATGCTTACGATATGCGGAATCCGGTAGGGACGAATCCGGCTTACTTTATGCCGGACGCGGGGCCGGTGCTGCGGACGATTTTGAGTTTCTTTGATGTGATTGGGTTGTGGCAGCTTGCGTTGCTGATAATTGGAACGGCGATCGTGGCGAAGGTTTCGAAGGGCAAGGCTGCGGCGGTGGTTGTGGGGTGGTGGTTGTTTGGGTTGATTATCAGCGTGGGGATTGCTGTGGCGACCAGCTAG
- a CDS encoding biotin/lipoyl-containing protein, whose product MTVWLEIGGKKRRVEVPAGAADGALECVVDGKTIAVDVRILQAGVMSLVVEGRQYRCVLDGDGILVGEQRFEFEVEDPRSLRGRRGVGAGGVGPKAVKAPMPGRVVRVLVSAGDEVVEQQGLVVIEAMKMQNELKSPKAGRVIRVAVSVDDTVGAGEVLVVVE is encoded by the coding sequence GTGACGGTTTGGCTCGAGATCGGCGGGAAGAAGCGTCGGGTGGAGGTTCCTGCAGGTGCTGCCGACGGGGCTTTGGAGTGTGTCGTCGATGGGAAGACTATCGCGGTGGATGTGCGGATATTGCAGGCTGGAGTGATGTCTTTGGTGGTGGAGGGACGGCAATACCGGTGTGTGCTGGATGGGGATGGAATTCTGGTTGGGGAGCAGCGGTTTGAGTTTGAGGTGGAGGATCCTCGGTCGCTGCGCGGGCGGCGTGGGGTTGGGGCTGGTGGTGTCGGGCCGAAGGCGGTGAAGGCTCCTATGCCGGGGCGGGTGGTTCGGGTGCTGGTGAGTGCTGGGGATGAGGTGGTCGAGCAGCAGGGATTGGTGGTGATTGAGGCGATGAAGATGCAGAATGAGTTGAAGTCGCCGAAGGCCGGGCGGGTGATTCGGGTGGCGGTTTCGGTGGATGACACGGTTGGCGCGGGTGAAGTACTAGTTGTTGTGGAGTAA
- a CDS encoding acetyl/propionyl/methylcrotonyl-CoA carboxylase subunit alpha: MRRTIQKVLIANRGEIALRVIRACREMGLATVAVYSDADRAALHVLHADEAYRLGPAPAVESYLRSDLILEIARRVGADAVHPGYGFLSENSDFAEASTAAGVVFVGPPADAMRVLGSKTQARQAADRVGMPRVPGSVTGLVGVEEARRVADGIGYPVMLKAAAGGGGKGMRAVMRAEELDAAYAAASSEAERSFGSGEVYLEKLIERPRHIEIQVMADEHGGCLYLGERECSVQRRHQKVIEEAPSAVVGEALRRRMGEAAVRLALSAGYVNAGTVEFLVDAEENFYFLEMNTRLQVEHPVTEMVTGLDLVQMQLRVAMGEPLGLRQEDVRLRGHAIECRVYAEDPENNFFPSPGLITRLVQPGGPGIREDCAVYPGWVVPLEYDPMLSKLVAFGETREVAIDRMLRALGEYVIGGIKTNLSLFRRILMDADFRAARIDTGYLERLLAAGSMVDGAEVPEDVAALAAALFAAFEREAAPGGGSASPESRWGLAGRQEGLRQ, from the coding sequence TTGCGACGGACGATACAAAAGGTCTTGATTGCGAATCGCGGCGAGATTGCGTTGCGGGTGATTCGCGCGTGCCGTGAGATGGGGCTGGCGACGGTGGCCGTATACTCCGACGCTGATAGGGCAGCGCTGCATGTTCTTCATGCTGATGAGGCGTATAGGTTGGGACCGGCACCGGCAGTGGAGAGCTATCTGCGGAGTGATTTGATTTTGGAGATCGCGCGGCGGGTGGGCGCGGATGCGGTGCATCCGGGGTATGGGTTCCTTTCGGAGAATTCGGACTTTGCTGAGGCTAGTACGGCGGCTGGGGTGGTGTTTGTTGGGCCTCCAGCGGATGCGATGCGGGTATTGGGGTCGAAGACACAGGCGCGGCAGGCGGCGGATAGGGTGGGTATGCCCAGGGTGCCGGGGAGTGTCACGGGGTTAGTAGGGGTGGAGGAGGCTAGGCGTGTGGCCGATGGGATCGGGTATCCAGTGATGCTGAAGGCGGCTGCGGGGGGTGGCGGGAAGGGTATGCGGGCGGTGATGCGGGCTGAGGAGCTGGATGCGGCCTATGCTGCGGCCAGCAGCGAGGCGGAGAGGAGCTTCGGGTCGGGTGAGGTGTACCTGGAGAAGCTGATCGAGCGGCCGAGGCATATCGAGATCCAGGTGATGGCGGATGAGCATGGCGGCTGCTTGTATCTGGGCGAGCGGGAGTGCTCGGTTCAGCGGCGGCACCAGAAGGTGATCGAGGAGGCTCCCTCTGCCGTTGTCGGGGAGGCTTTGCGGAGGAGGATGGGCGAGGCTGCGGTTCGGCTGGCGCTTTCGGCGGGGTATGTGAATGCGGGGACGGTGGAGTTTCTGGTGGATGCGGAGGAGAACTTCTACTTCCTGGAGATGAATACGCGGCTGCAGGTGGAGCATCCGGTGACGGAGATGGTCACGGGGCTCGATCTGGTTCAGATGCAGCTACGTGTGGCTATGGGCGAGCCGCTGGGGCTCAGGCAAGAGGATGTGCGGCTGCGCGGCCATGCGATTGAGTGCAGGGTTTATGCGGAGGATCCAGAGAACAATTTTTTCCCGTCGCCGGGGTTGATTACGCGACTGGTGCAACCGGGGGGGCCGGGGATCAGGGAGGATTGTGCGGTGTATCCGGGGTGGGTGGTGCCGCTGGAATACGATCCGATGCTGTCGAAGCTGGTGGCGTTTGGGGAGACCAGGGAGGTTGCGATTGACCGGATGCTCAGGGCGCTGGGAGAGTATGTGATTGGCGGAATCAAGACAAACCTCTCCCTGTTCCGGCGGATTTTGATGGATGCAGATTTTCGGGCGGCGCGGATTGATACGGGGTATCTGGAGCGGTTGCTGGCGGCGGGGTCGATGGTCGATGGAGCAGAGGTGCCTGAGGATGTTGCGGCTCTAGCGGCGGCTTTGTTTGCCGCTTTTGAGCGGGAGGCTGCGCCGGGTGGGGGGAGCGCTTCGCCGGAGAGCCGGTGGGGTTTGGCGGGGCGGCAGGAGGGATTGCGCCAGTGA
- a CDS encoding ExbD/TolR family protein, with translation MAFSTNSSGLSSEINVTPLIDVLLVLLIIFMVIVPVLPRGLNTELPSANTGQQRSGDADRPVLVRVEIQGVEARYFVDEQSVSETEVSPLLLELLGRKVERRILLRADAALDFGVVSRVIDAGRAAGTENVALITPGSEARNR, from the coding sequence ATGGCTTTCTCAACGAATAGCTCGGGACTCTCTTCTGAGATCAACGTAACTCCGCTGATCGATGTGCTTTTGGTTCTGCTGATCATCTTTATGGTGATTGTTCCTGTTCTCCCACGTGGCCTTAATACGGAACTACCGTCCGCGAACACCGGGCAACAGCGGAGTGGTGATGCGGATCGACCTGTTTTGGTGCGGGTGGAGATCCAAGGAGTTGAGGCCCGGTATTTTGTTGACGAGCAGTCTGTGAGTGAAACTGAAGTCAGTCCGCTGCTGTTGGAATTGCTGGGGCGGAAGGTTGAACGGAGAATTCTATTGAGGGCGGATGCGGCTTTGGATTTTGGAGTGGTCTCGAGGGTGATTGACGCAGGGCGCGCAGCGGGCACTGAGAATGTGGCTTTGATTACCCCAGGGAGCGAGGCCCGCAACAGATGA
- a CDS encoding ExbD/TolR family protein — translation MGMGGGNTGGAVSDINVTPLIDVLLVLLIIFMVIVPVTPKGLDTLVPQPPKDHKESEPNDRTIVVQVISNGAGAPAYKINDTAFNKQDLEPKLAEIFATRQEKVMFVKGDKDLDFNKVAEVIDFGHQAGVDNIGLITPRVEAGQ, via the coding sequence ATGGGAATGGGTGGTGGAAATACAGGCGGAGCGGTTTCTGATATCAACGTAACCCCGCTTATCGATGTCCTGCTGGTGCTACTCATCATCTTCATGGTGATCGTGCCAGTAACGCCGAAGGGTTTGGATACGCTGGTTCCTCAGCCGCCCAAAGATCATAAAGAGTCTGAGCCAAACGACCGCACGATTGTGGTGCAGGTGATATCGAATGGCGCAGGCGCTCCGGCGTACAAGATCAACGACACGGCTTTCAACAAGCAGGACTTGGAGCCTAAATTGGCGGAGATCTTTGCCACGCGGCAGGAAAAGGTCATGTTTGTGAAGGGCGATAAGGACCTGGACTTCAATAAGGTTGCCGAAGTGATCGATTTTGGTCATCAGGCTGGCGTGGACAACATTGGCCTGATTACGCCGCGAGTCGAAGCAGGACAGTAA
- a CDS encoding ExbD/TolR family protein has protein sequence MGINKRDEGKKVNSNINVTPMVDVMLVLLIIFMVITPMLNNKVNVDLPKADAAVVMEDANKEDAVVVAVTRDGRTFLGGDQVTIDDLGSKISAKLENKTSKQVFMRADTRANYGKVMDAVDGIRSAGVSQLGLLTEKRDTESAPVKK, from the coding sequence ATGGGCATCAATAAGCGGGATGAAGGCAAGAAGGTCAACTCAAACATCAACGTGACGCCGATGGTGGACGTGATGCTGGTGCTGCTGATCATCTTCATGGTCATCACTCCCATGTTGAACAACAAGGTCAACGTGGATCTGCCGAAGGCTGATGCCGCGGTGGTGATGGAAGACGCGAACAAGGAAGACGCGGTTGTTGTGGCGGTAACGCGGGACGGCAGAACGTTCCTCGGTGGTGACCAAGTGACGATTGACGACCTCGGAAGCAAGATCTCGGCGAAGCTCGAAAACAAGACGAGCAAGCAGGTGTTTATGCGCGCCGATACTCGTGCAAACTACGGCAAGGTGATGGATGCGGTTGATGGTATCCGCTCGGCCGGCGTGAGCCAGCTTGGGCTGTTGACCGAGAAGCGTGATACTGAATCGGCCCCAGTGAAGAAATAA
- a CDS encoding MotA/TolQ/ExbB proton channel family protein produces MILAHLANFAHVPTSLAMFFDEAQVGFSPLQLWSNMGNLARAVVILLFIMSIWSLAVIIDRALYFSAARKQSREFAPKVAGALKDGRLDEAIKVADRSKKSHLAEVVVAGLQEFRSFGSGGSITEEQVESSKRALERSEAIVHAKLKRGLGGLATIGSTAPFIGLFGTVVGILNAFQQIATQKTSGIGAVAGGISEALVTTAFGLLVAIPAVMTFNYFTGKVEAFDVEMDNSSSELVDYFIKQSHR; encoded by the coding sequence GTGATTCTCGCTCATCTCGCAAACTTCGCTCATGTACCCACCTCGCTCGCCATGTTCTTTGATGAGGCGCAGGTCGGTTTCAGCCCGCTGCAGCTCTGGTCCAACATGGGCAACCTGGCTCGGGCGGTCGTTATTCTGCTCTTTATTATGTCGATCTGGTCGCTGGCTGTGATTATCGACCGTGCGCTGTATTTCTCGGCAGCTCGCAAGCAGTCGCGTGAGTTTGCTCCGAAGGTTGCCGGCGCACTCAAGGATGGCCGTCTGGACGAGGCGATCAAGGTTGCTGATCGCAGCAAGAAGTCGCACCTGGCAGAGGTTGTCGTGGCCGGTCTGCAGGAGTTCCGCAGCTTCGGTTCGGGCGGCAGCATCACCGAGGAGCAGGTGGAGAGCTCGAAGCGTGCACTGGAGCGCTCTGAGGCTATCGTTCACGCCAAGCTGAAGCGCGGTCTCGGCGGCCTGGCAACGATCGGATCGACAGCACCCTTTATTGGTCTGTTCGGAACGGTCGTCGGTATTTTGAACGCCTTCCAACAGATTGCAACGCAGAAGACCTCCGGTATCGGTGCAGTCGCCGGCGGTATTTCGGAAGCCCTGGTGACGACGGCGTTTGGACTTCTCGTCGCCATCCCGGCCGTTATGACATTCAACTACTTCACCGGTAAGGTGGAGGCGTTCGACGTCGAGATGGACAACAGCTCGAGCGAGCTGGTGGACTACTTCATCAAGCAGAGCCACCGGTAA
- a CDS encoding energy transducer TonB — MFEDSLMESGGKIKTKSKYWMIATFVFNGAILLTMILIPLLYPEALPKTAMTAMLTAPPPPPPPPPPPPPAQVVKPIKMVSEIDQGLHAPTKIPKDIKMLKEDAAPPPQMAGVAGMSGMGSGSGVPGGVMGGIGTAPTPVVKVAPPKGPMRVSSGVISGLAISQPKPIYPPIAKAAHVSGAVVLHALISKEGTVTNLTVISGPEMLRASALDAVRNWRYKPYLLNGEPTEVETQITVNFNFGGG, encoded by the coding sequence ATGTTTGAAGACTCATTGATGGAATCCGGCGGGAAGATCAAGACCAAGTCCAAGTACTGGATGATCGCGACATTTGTATTCAATGGCGCAATTCTGCTCACGATGATCCTTATCCCGCTGCTGTATCCTGAGGCGTTGCCGAAGACGGCCATGACGGCCATGCTGACGGCGCCTCCGCCGCCTCCACCACCTCCACCGCCTCCGCCTCCGGCGCAGGTTGTGAAGCCGATCAAGATGGTATCGGAGATCGACCAGGGCCTGCACGCGCCGACGAAGATTCCTAAGGATATCAAGATGCTGAAGGAAGATGCTGCGCCCCCACCTCAGATGGCTGGCGTCGCTGGCATGTCCGGTATGGGTAGCGGAAGCGGCGTCCCGGGTGGCGTGATGGGCGGCATTGGAACTGCGCCTACGCCGGTGGTGAAGGTTGCTCCACCTAAAGGGCCGATGCGAGTATCGAGCGGCGTCATTAGCGGTCTGGCTATCTCGCAGCCAAAGCCGATCTATCCTCCGATTGCCAAGGCAGCGCATGTGTCCGGTGCGGTTGTGCTGCACGCCCTGATCTCGAAGGAGGGCACAGTTACGAACCTGACGGTGATCAGCGGTCCGGAGATGCTGCGGGCAAGCGCGCTCGACGCCGTTCGAAACTGGCGCTACAAACCATATCTGTTGAATGGTGAACCGACCGAGGTTGAGACGCAGATCACCGTGAACTTCAACTTTGGCGGAGGCTAA
- the secF gene encoding protein translocase subunit SecF, with product MELFRSTNIDWLGKKWYFLGFSLIFSVAGILSLLFWHHLPLGVDFKGGTQIRVEFAQTPNEAHIRQAMDRAGLHDATIQRISDPSGHAANKVIIALPQSSATDAAHDAGRQSVENALLANYHDSTPSIEQVEIVGPTAGKQLQKQAFLATIYSLIGMLVYLWFRFELIYGVAAVVAVFHDTLITIGAFSLTNQEITLTVIAAILTLIGYSMNDTIVVFDRIRENLALSRRESLAYVVNRSINQTLSRTVISSGLTFLTVLSLYLFGGEVLHGFSFALVVGILIGTYSSIAVAAPMLVAYQEWRAKRGKTATLPAGKKAKA from the coding sequence GTGGAACTGTTTCGTAGTACGAATATCGACTGGCTTGGGAAGAAGTGGTACTTTCTCGGGTTTTCGCTGATCTTTTCAGTGGCCGGCATCCTTAGCCTGCTGTTCTGGCACCATCTTCCACTGGGTGTGGACTTCAAGGGCGGAACGCAGATCCGGGTGGAGTTTGCCCAGACGCCGAACGAGGCCCATATCCGGCAGGCGATGGACCGGGCGGGACTTCATGATGCGACGATTCAGCGCATCAGCGACCCGAGTGGACATGCGGCGAACAAGGTGATCATCGCACTGCCTCAGTCGTCGGCGACGGATGCGGCGCACGATGCGGGGCGTCAGAGCGTGGAGAATGCGCTGCTAGCGAACTATCACGACTCGACTCCCAGCATTGAGCAGGTGGAGATTGTCGGGCCGACGGCGGGTAAGCAGTTGCAGAAACAGGCTTTCCTGGCGACGATATATTCGCTGATTGGGATGCTGGTGTATCTGTGGTTCCGGTTCGAGTTGATCTATGGTGTGGCTGCTGTGGTGGCGGTGTTCCACGACACGCTGATCACAATCGGAGCATTCAGCTTGACGAATCAGGAGATTACGCTTACCGTCATCGCAGCGATCCTCACATTAATTGGTTATTCGATGAACGACACGATCGTCGTCTTCGACCGTATTCGCGAGAACTTGGCGCTGTCACGGAGAGAATCGCTGGCATATGTCGTGAATCGCAGCATCAATCAGACGCTGAGCCGGACAGTGATCTCCTCCGGTCTGACCTTTCTGACGGTGCTGTCGCTGTATTTATTTGGTGGCGAAGTGCTGCATGGCTTCTCCTTCGCCCTTGTGGTTGGCATCCTAATTGGTACTTATTCGTCGATTGCTGTGGCGGCGCCGATGCTGGTGGCGTACCAGGAATGGCGAGCAAAACGGGGCAAGACGGCAACATTGCCTGCGGGAAAAAAGGCCAAGGCGTAG
- the secD gene encoding protein translocase subunit SecD, whose protein sequence is MGKNLAGKTASIIAVLVIFFYGIFFGFNAPKMGSLKTLITNNINLGLDLKGGTHLVLEVHVAEAIASAVDRDAARLETDLQKAGITGATVGRSDPAHPQTIVVSGIPAGKLGDVRNVVQGVDYANYEVTTAPDGSLMLTMKQAAVRDLSARTLDTSIETIRERIDKLGVAEPVIQKYGLGENQILVELPGVSDPARVEEVIQSTAKLEIHAVVGGPWGTEQDALQANNGVIPPDSMLVRGSGSAGAPEQVWLLKRVSEVEGTDFRDAQPSQDQNGRPNIRFTLTTEAGDRFYKYTSEHSANTATPGSMAIVLDNKVREVAGIQSAIRDSGEITGGFTQQQANDLSLMLRTGALPASISYLETRVVGPSLGAASIRQGVIAAVAGMLAVMLFMLVYYRGAGINANLALILNLVILLGFMGFTGATLTLPGIAGVILTIGMGVDSNVLIFERIREELRAGKTAAAAVQQGFAHAWVTIIDTHVTTIVSAAILFLFGTGPVRGFALTLVFGLLANLFTAVFVSRVIFDSHLQKKERGAPLSI, encoded by the coding sequence ATGGGCAAGAATCTGGCCGGTAAGACGGCATCCATCATTGCGGTACTGGTGATCTTCTTTTATGGGATCTTTTTTGGCTTCAACGCGCCGAAAATGGGGTCACTGAAAACACTCATCACCAATAACATCAACCTTGGACTTGACCTGAAGGGCGGCACGCATCTGGTGCTCGAGGTCCATGTTGCGGAGGCAATCGCTTCGGCTGTGGACCGCGATGCGGCCCGGCTGGAGACAGACCTGCAGAAGGCCGGCATTACCGGCGCGACTGTAGGCAGGAGCGATCCGGCGCATCCGCAGACGATTGTGGTTTCGGGTATTCCGGCAGGCAAGCTGGGCGATGTGCGCAACGTGGTGCAGGGCGTCGACTACGCGAACTACGAAGTGACGACTGCGCCTGACGGATCCCTGATGCTTACGATGAAGCAGGCGGCGGTGCGGGACCTGTCGGCGCGGACGCTGGATACGTCGATCGAGACGATCCGCGAACGTATCGACAAGCTGGGAGTTGCCGAGCCTGTGATCCAGAAATATGGATTGGGCGAGAACCAGATTTTGGTGGAGCTGCCCGGTGTGAGCGATCCGGCGCGCGTCGAAGAGGTCATTCAGTCGACGGCCAAGCTGGAGATTCATGCTGTAGTGGGTGGGCCGTGGGGGACAGAGCAGGATGCGCTCCAGGCTAATAACGGAGTGATTCCGCCGGACTCGATGCTGGTGCGGGGCTCGGGATCGGCAGGGGCGCCGGAGCAGGTTTGGTTGCTGAAGCGGGTGAGCGAGGTGGAAGGTACGGACTTCCGCGATGCGCAGCCCTCGCAGGACCAGAATGGGCGGCCGAACATCCGCTTTACTTTGACGACGGAGGCGGGTGACCGCTTCTACAAGTACACGAGCGAACACAGTGCCAACACCGCTACGCCGGGTTCGATGGCGATCGTGTTGGATAACAAAGTTCGCGAGGTCGCCGGGATTCAGTCGGCGATTCGGGACAGCGGCGAGATTACGGGCGGCTTCACGCAGCAGCAGGCGAACGATCTTTCGCTGATGTTGCGGACGGGCGCTCTGCCGGCGTCGATCTCGTATCTGGAGACCCGGGTGGTTGGACCGAGCCTTGGAGCAGCTTCGATTCGTCAGGGCGTAATTGCGGCGGTTGCCGGCATGCTGGCTGTCATGCTGTTCATGCTGGTGTACTACCGTGGCGCGGGTATCAATGCGAATCTGGCGTTGATTCTGAACCTGGTGATCCTGCTTGGGTTTATGGGCTTTACCGGGGCTACGCTGACGCTGCCGGGTATTGCAGGCGTGATCCTGACCATCGGTATGGGCGTGGACTCGAATGTGCTGATCTTTGAGCGCATCCGCGAAGAGCTTCGAGCCGGAAAGACGGCGGCGGCCGCGGTGCAGCAGGGATTTGCGCATGCATGGGTCACAATCATCGATACGCACGTGACGACGATTGTGTCGGCGGCGATCCTGTTCCTGTTCGGTACGGGGCCGGTTCGCGGATTTGCGCTGACGCTGGTGTTTGGTCTTCTGGCGAATCTGTTTACCGCGGTGTTTGTGTCGCGCGTGATCTTCGATTCCCATTTGCAGAAGAAGGAACGCGGCGCGCCGTTGTCGATTTAG
- the yajC gene encoding preprotein translocase subunit YajC, translating into MLAMWLQSTAGGFALGNLGGLALPLLFFAVLYFLMIAPNQKKQKKWQEMLSQLKSGDRVTTNGGIKGTILTVKDDTVVLRVQPDGVKLEFVKSSIAAVTTDEAA; encoded by the coding sequence ATGTTGGCAATGTGGTTGCAAAGTACTGCCGGGGGATTCGCCCTTGGTAATTTGGGCGGACTTGCGCTCCCGCTGCTGTTCTTCGCGGTGCTGTACTTTTTGATGATCGCTCCTAACCAGAAGAAGCAGAAAAAGTGGCAGGAGATGCTGTCACAATTGAAGTCCGGAGACCGCGTGACAACAAATGGCGGGATCAAGGGGACGATTCTGACGGTCAAGGACGATACTGTTGTGCTGCGCGTCCAGCCCGACGGGGTGAAGCTTGAGTTTGTGAAGAGTTCGATTGCCGCTGTGACCACCGACGAAGCGGCTTAG
- a CDS encoding HNH endonuclease — translation MSGCAHKQPPVAPPLTASLPLQIQAQSVPLAQPACPVEIKIKDDQALAVFNVPNDGSCKPHQKKGHLLPDPKCTPGAVNSTLTVTVLKDPDFRTDCVRNKATSADEKAKTYGWYSQSKPQDNQGQNQTCELDHLVPLYLGGADTLDNIWPQCGPDGAALNARYFKEKDKVELYLGEQVRNGTMSLKKAQVGIAKDWTQYIAAAEAFCKSGQCGKNPNVMGMTETDDW, via the coding sequence TTGTCCGGATGCGCTCACAAGCAGCCACCAGTCGCGCCACCACTGACGGCAAGCTTGCCTTTGCAGATACAGGCGCAGAGTGTTCCGTTGGCTCAGCCGGCCTGTCCAGTCGAGATCAAGATAAAGGATGACCAGGCCTTAGCGGTATTCAATGTGCCGAACGATGGTTCATGCAAGCCGCACCAAAAGAAGGGGCATCTCCTGCCTGATCCGAAGTGCACGCCTGGCGCAGTCAATTCGACGCTTACGGTCACGGTATTGAAGGATCCTGATTTTCGGACGGATTGCGTGCGGAATAAGGCGACTTCAGCTGATGAGAAGGCGAAGACGTATGGGTGGTATTCGCAATCCAAACCCCAGGACAATCAAGGGCAGAATCAGACCTGCGAACTGGACCATCTGGTGCCGCTGTACCTGGGAGGCGCGGATACGCTGGACAATATCTGGCCGCAGTGCGGACCGGATGGGGCGGCTCTAAACGCACGGTATTTCAAGGAGAAAGACAAAGTAGAGCTGTACCTGGGGGAGCAGGTGAGGAACGGAACGATGTCCCTGAAGAAGGCGCAAGTGGGGATCGCCAAGGACTGGACGCAATATATTGCGGCTGCGGAGGCGTTCTGCAAGAGCGGTCAATGCGGCAAAAACCCGAATGTGATGGGTATGACGGAGACGGACGATTGGTAG
- a CDS encoding oxaloacetate decarboxylase — MNRSASPAPTTPFSVQPPLPATFADCRAAFRKLHETGLFVIPNPWDIGTARYLRSLGFKALATTSSGFAFTQGLPDTDWAIPRDMALEHVASIAASVNLPVNADFESGYAHEPEVVAHNVTLCVATGIAGLSIEDATGDHESPLYDLPLAVERIQAARAAIDASGTGVLLTARAECFLVGHPDPLNESLRRLEAYAAAGADVLYAPGPTKRADIEAIVAAVHPKPVNVLLTSSKNLQLDDLATIGVRRVSVGSALSRAAWTGFINAARRIALDSDFSGFDDSVPYAELNDFFRKDLAQR; from the coding sequence ATGAACCGGTCAGCTTCACCCGCCCCAACCACCCCGTTCTCCGTCCAACCGCCCCTTCCGGCCACCTTCGCAGACTGTCGCGCCGCCTTCCGTAAACTCCACGAAACCGGACTCTTCGTCATCCCCAACCCATGGGACATTGGCACCGCACGCTATTTGCGTTCGCTCGGATTCAAAGCTCTGGCCACCACCAGCTCCGGCTTCGCTTTCACTCAAGGACTGCCTGACACCGACTGGGCCATTCCCCGCGACATGGCCCTCGAGCACGTCGCCTCCATAGCCGCCTCGGTCAATCTCCCCGTCAACGCCGACTTCGAATCCGGCTATGCCCACGAACCTGAAGTCGTGGCTCATAATGTTACCCTCTGCGTCGCCACCGGCATCGCCGGCCTCTCCATCGAAGACGCCACCGGCGACCACGAATCCCCACTTTACGATTTACCGCTCGCCGTCGAACGCATTCAAGCCGCCCGAGCCGCCATCGACGCCTCAGGCACCGGAGTCCTCCTCACCGCGCGCGCCGAGTGCTTCCTCGTCGGCCACCCAGACCCTCTCAACGAGTCCCTACGCCGCCTCGAAGCCTATGCCGCCGCCGGAGCCGACGTTCTCTACGCCCCCGGCCCCACAAAGCGTGCCGACATCGAAGCCATCGTCGCCGCCGTCCATCCCAAGCCCGTCAATGTCCTTCTCACCTCCAGCAAAAACCTCCAACTCGACGATCTCGCCACCATCGGAGTCCGCCGCGTCAGCGTAGGCTCCGCACTCTCCCGCGCCGCATGGACCGGCTTCATCAACGCAGCCCGTCGCATCGCTCTCGACTCCGACTTCTCCGGTTTCGACGACTCCGTACCCTACGCCGAGCTCAACGACTTCTTCCGCAAAGACCTCGCCCAACGCTAG